A single window of Pseudomonadota bacterium DNA harbors:
- a CDS encoding site-specific DNA-methyltransferase, translated as MNTTLQKMGGTSLDISAENRAQLKQLFPSVFTETVNDKGELVESVDFEKLKAELGTFTDLFESRRERYGMDWPGKKEALKLIQTLSVATLKPCREESVNFDTTENLFIEGDNLEVLKLLQKSYYGKVKMIYIDPPYNTGKEFIYPDNYSESLETYLEYAGLIDGDGKKFSTNTANEGRFHTKWLNMMYPRLYLARNLLRDDGVIFISIDDNEVNNLRKMCDEIFGEENYKGTIVRSTGQTTGQDSGGLGSSFDYVITYSKKTDTELAGLPLSDSDLERYEEEDEKGKYALWQLRKTGSNDRRQDRPNMFFPIKDPDGNLVLPIGPTGYESRWRFDRKGYERLEKDNYIVWKIRKKNESKEWWPYVKTYLEGRTKRPSPLWTEIDGSKKASIDLRELMGNKVFDNPKPLQMIERLLQIVSESNKNSDIILDFFSGSCPTAHAVFDINKQDNRNRKFICVQLPEPCAEDTEAFKAGYKTISDIGKERIRRVIKKLNKEQEGKLDLEGASKQDLGFKVFKLDKSNFKQWQKLAPDAQPEKVIEQLELHIDHISHKATQEDLLYEILIKAGFTATEKIETKTMAGKQVFSIADGGLLICLENDINKELIDAVAEAEPMQFYCLDSAFHGNDQLKANAVQTFSARNMGREKANQIVFKTI; from the coding sequence AAAAATGGGCGGTACATCACTGGATATATCCGCTGAAAACCGCGCTCAACTGAAACAACTATTTCCATCCGTTTTTACCGAAACCGTAAACGATAAAGGTGAACTGGTGGAAAGCGTGGACTTTGAAAAATTGAAAGCCGAACTGGGGACTTTTACCGACTTATTTGAATCTCGCCGTGAACGTTATGGTATGGACTGGCCTGGCAAGAAAGAAGCGCTCAAGCTAATACAAACACTTAGTGTCGCCACACTCAAGCCCTGCCGCGAGGAATCAGTGAATTTTGACACCACCGAAAACCTTTTTATCGAGGGCGATAATCTGGAGGTATTGAAGCTCTTGCAGAAGAGCTATTACGGCAAGGTTAAGATGATCTACATTGACCCACCATACAACACTGGCAAGGAATTTATCTACCCCGACAACTACAGTGAATCGCTCGAAACCTATCTTGAATATGCAGGACTAATTGACGGTGATGGTAAAAAGTTCTCCACCAACACCGCCAACGAAGGCCGTTTTCATACGAAATGGCTCAACATGATGTACCCAAGATTATATTTGGCCAGAAATTTATTGCGTGACGATGGGGTGATATTTATCAGTATTGATGATAATGAGGTGAATAATCTACGTAAGATGTGTGATGAGATTTTCGGAGAGGAAAACTACAAAGGAACAATCGTTAGATCAACTGGACAGACTACAGGACAAGACAGTGGTGGCCTCGGTTCGTCATTTGATTATGTTATTACATATTCAAAAAAAACCGATACCGAATTAGCTGGTTTACCTTTAAGCGACAGCGATTTAGAACGATATGAAGAAGAAGACGAGAAGGGAAAATATGCTTTATGGCAATTACGAAAAACTGGGAGCAATGACAGGAGACAAGATAGGCCAAACATGTTTTTTCCGATAAAAGACCCGGATGGTAACTTAGTATTGCCAATAGGCCCAACTGGATACGAAAGCCGCTGGAGATTTGATAGAAAAGGCTATGAGCGACTTGAAAAAGACAATTATATAGTTTGGAAAATTCGCAAAAAGAACGAAAGTAAAGAATGGTGGCCATATGTTAAAACATATCTCGAAGGTAGGACAAAAAGACCATCCCCGCTTTGGACAGAAATTGATGGCAGTAAGAAGGCTAGCATTGATTTGCGCGAATTGATGGGAAATAAAGTCTTCGATAATCCTAAACCTTTACAAATGATAGAAAGACTCCTGCAGATAGTATCTGAATCAAACAAAAATTCTGATATTATTCTCGACTTCTTCTCAGGTTCCTGCCCTACCGCCCATGCTGTTTTCGACATTAACAAACAAGACAACCGCAACCGCAAATTTATCTGCGTTCAACTCCCTGAGCCGTGCGCCGAAGACACCGAGGCCTTCAAAGCCGGGTATAAAACCATTTCAGACATAGGCAAAGAACGTATCCGACGGGTGATAAAAAAGCTGAATAAAGAGCAAGAAGGAAAACTCGATCTAGAAGGAGCGTCAAAACAAGATCTCGGATTTAAAGTCTTTAAGCTCGACAAGTCTAACTTCAAGCAGTGGCAGAAGCTTGCACCAGATGCCCAGCCTGAAAAAGTTATTGAACAACTCGAACTGCACATTGATCATATCAGCCACAAGGCCACGCAAGAGGACCTGCTTTATGAAATTCTCATCAAAGCCGGGTTCACCGCTACGGAGAAAATTGAAACCAAAACCATGGCTGGAAAGCAGGTATTTTCTATTGCTGATGGCGGACTTTTGATCTGTTTGGAAAATGACATTAACAAAGAACTTATTGATGCAGTGGCCGAAGCGGAGCCTATGCAGTTCTATTGCCTGGATAGCGCATTCCATGGTAATGACCAGCTTAAAGCCAATGCAGTACAGACTTTTAGCGCCCGTAATATGGGCCGCGAGAAGGCCAATCAAATTGTATTTAAAACTATATAG